The following are from one region of the Methanomassiliicoccales archaeon LGM-DZ1 genome:
- a CDS encoding helix-turn-helix transcriptional regulator has product MKNYLELSDIFHERSMEDRMADLASRFKVYRKKAKLTQLELADRSGVSYGTIKRFERTGRISLESLWLI; this is encoded by the coding sequence ATGAAGAATTATCTTGAACTCAGCGACATCTTCCACGAGAGATCCATGGAGGATCGGATGGCCGACCTGGCATCGAGATTCAAGGTATACCGCAAGAAGGCCAAACTGACCCAGCTCGAACTGGCAGACCGGAGCGGGGTATCGTACGGGACGATAAAGCGTTTCGAACGTACCGGCAGGATCTCCCTCGAAAGCCTGTGGCTCATATGA
- a CDS encoding MFS transporter — translation MSAAASAAAAVLSAALTESRRAGAQNVRRTGGPRISDYIERSSLVMSLVAFVMFFSYSGVLTFIAPYSRETGLTDYSTVFFLVLSIGTIICRLFLGRIYDRHGENPALIPFLALYVVAMIMLGTVSSGAELLVSAFLIGIMIAMLSSVAQAVIIRKAPCERYGVAVSTYNVFVDLSYAVGPVVNGFSIGILGYGDNYVLMAAVGLLGLLIYLGLHGIPVSMARRRGEGADA, via the coding sequence GTGTCCGCCGCCGCAAGCGCCGCGGCCGCCGTGCTCTCCGCCGCCCTGACGGAGTCCCGGAGGGCCGGCGCTCAGAATGTCAGGAGGACGGGAGGCCCCCGGATATCGGATTACATAGAGCGCTCTTCGCTGGTGATGTCCCTCGTGGCCTTCGTGATGTTCTTCTCGTATTCCGGGGTGCTCACGTTCATCGCGCCCTATTCCCGCGAGACAGGGCTCACCGATTACTCCACGGTGTTCTTCCTCGTCCTGTCCATCGGCACGATCATCTGCAGGCTCTTCCTCGGGCGCATATACGACAGGCACGGCGAGAACCCCGCTCTGATCCCCTTCCTGGCACTGTATGTCGTCGCGATGATCATGCTGGGCACGGTGTCCTCCGGCGCCGAGCTCCTGGTCTCCGCGTTCCTCATAGGGATAATGATCGCCATGCTCTCCTCGGTGGCGCAGGCCGTGATAATCAGGAAGGCGCCCTGCGAGAGGTACGGGGTGGCGGTTTCCACGTACAATGTCTTCGTTGACCTTTCGTATGCTGTCGGGCCGGTGGTCAACGGATTCTCCATCGGCATCCTCGGCTACGGAGATAACTACGTCCTGATGGCGGCCGTCGGCCTCCTGGGACTCCTGATATATCTGGGACTCCACGGGATACCGGTCAGCATGGCCCGCAGGCGGGGGGAAGGTGCGGATGCCTGA
- a CDS encoding AAA family ATPase, which produces MSRRIAVYGKGGIGKSTVSSNLTAALSEAGIRVLQIGCDPKHDSTRSLLGGNIQETVLDYVKSGGLKSGKLSDVVAEGYRGCLCVEAGGPEPGVGCAGRGIISAFDLLESMGADRLNADVTLYDVLGDVVCGGFAVPMRTKYADTIFIVTSGEFMSIYAANNILKGAANYGGDRIGGLIFNSRGDPSEDGRVDAFSAAVGIPVIARIGRSDIFMEAEKLGQTVVQAFPESRTAEDFRKLADRVMHAERRPARFLEDGELEKLILGRVPVRAAPATQIGRDIGKDTPVRAPFSSRPAVYGGMLCGCAFSGAASVCTSIEGLSTVLHAPASCAHFTVQLDSSCVRRSGRCGFASVRSFEDPDAVCTLMDERTMIFGGSEALKKAIEGKIAAGSKCIAVITACPPGIIGDPVSQICSEEEAAHPGTMVIPLIEDGNAAGDFMQGVVDAGIGLVKRLAAKGGKMPMTVDLVGSKTMSSSAMSEILQVKECLSRLGISVNCILPGMSSVDELRNAGRASACLMLNPDGFSRALCAFMETEYGVPALKAHVTGGIAGAASWIGEAGRFFGREKEADALIADMKKRFGSMLAGPREVLKGKTLAVVSLSRGVSWITETAEAVGMRIVFGCIITRGDYRDGSEEDIPAGFSEYPASRTAEAVSEISRLAPDIVAAPSAMDLDPSVYQARTPCAPAADPFAGRWLAEDWARGMLAPRREGWRDDA; this is translated from the coding sequence ATGTCCCGCAGGATCGCCGTATACGGAAAGGGCGGGATCGGCAAATCGACTGTCTCATCGAACCTCACCGCCGCCCTTTCGGAGGCAGGCATCAGGGTGCTGCAGATCGGATGCGACCCCAAGCACGATTCCACCCGTTCCCTCCTCGGAGGGAACATACAGGAGACCGTCCTCGACTATGTGAAGAGCGGCGGCCTGAAGTCAGGGAAACTGAGCGATGTCGTCGCGGAGGGGTACCGCGGATGCCTCTGCGTCGAGGCCGGGGGCCCGGAGCCCGGCGTCGGATGCGCCGGGAGGGGGATAATCTCCGCGTTCGACCTCCTGGAATCCATGGGGGCGGACAGGCTGAACGCCGATGTGACGCTGTACGATGTCCTCGGGGACGTCGTCTGCGGCGGTTTCGCCGTGCCCATGAGGACGAAGTACGCCGACACGATATTCATCGTGACCTCCGGGGAGTTCATGTCCATCTACGCGGCCAACAACATCCTGAAGGGCGCGGCCAACTACGGCGGCGACAGGATCGGCGGATTGATCTTCAACAGCCGCGGGGACCCGTCGGAGGACGGGCGCGTCGATGCGTTCTCGGCGGCCGTCGGCATACCGGTCATCGCGAGGATCGGCCGGTCCGACATCTTCATGGAGGCCGAGAAACTGGGGCAGACCGTGGTCCAGGCATTCCCGGAGTCGCGCACTGCGGAGGACTTCAGGAAACTGGCCGACCGGGTCATGCATGCCGAGCGCCGTCCGGCGAGGTTCCTTGAGGACGGCGAGCTGGAGAAGCTCATCCTCGGCAGAGTGCCCGTCAGGGCGGCCCCTGCGACGCAGATAGGGAGAGACATCGGAAAGGATACGCCGGTGCGCGCCCCCTTCTCGTCCCGGCCTGCGGTCTACGGCGGGATGCTCTGCGGATGCGCGTTCTCCGGCGCGGCCTCCGTCTGCACGTCGATCGAAGGATTGTCGACCGTCCTCCACGCGCCGGCGTCCTGCGCCCATTTCACGGTACAGCTCGATTCCTCATGCGTCCGCAGGTCCGGCAGGTGCGGGTTCGCATCAGTCCGCAGCTTCGAGGACCCAGACGCCGTCTGCACGCTGATGGACGAGCGGACGATGATCTTCGGAGGCTCGGAGGCCCTGAAAAAGGCCATCGAGGGCAAGATTGCGGCCGGCAGTAAGTGCATAGCGGTGATCACCGCCTGCCCGCCAGGGATCATCGGCGACCCGGTGTCCCAGATATGCTCGGAGGAGGAGGCCGCCCATCCCGGGACGATGGTGATCCCCCTGATCGAGGACGGCAACGCCGCCGGGGACTTCATGCAGGGCGTCGTGGATGCCGGCATCGGGCTGGTGAAGCGCCTCGCCGCCAAAGGCGGGAAGATGCCGATGACGGTGGACCTCGTAGGCTCCAAGACCATGTCGAGCTCGGCCATGTCCGAGATCCTGCAGGTGAAGGAATGCCTGTCGCGCCTTGGCATCTCCGTGAACTGCATCCTGCCGGGGATGTCCTCCGTAGATGAGCTGAGGAACGCCGGAAGGGCCTCCGCCTGCCTCATGCTCAACCCCGACGGCTTCAGCCGGGCCCTGTGCGCTTTCATGGAGACGGAGTATGGGGTGCCGGCCCTGAAGGCCCATGTCACGGGCGGCATCGCGGGAGCGGCCTCGTGGATCGGCGAAGCAGGGAGGTTCTTCGGCAGGGAGAAGGAGGCGGACGCCCTGATCGCCGATATGAAGAAGCGCTTCGGCAGCATGCTCGCCGGTCCGAGGGAGGTCCTCAAAGGGAAGACGCTGGCCGTCGTCTCCCTGAGCCGCGGTGTCTCATGGATAACCGAGACGGCCGAGGCGGTCGGGATGAGGATCGTCTTCGGATGCATCATAACGCGCGGGGACTACCGCGACGGGTCCGAGGAGGATATACCCGCCGGATTCTCTGAATACCCGGCATCGCGCACCGCCGAAGCCGTCAGCGAGATATCCCGCCTGGCACCTGACATCGTGGCCGCCCCGTCGGCCATGGACCTGGACCCGTCGGTGTACCAGGCGAGGACCCCGTGCGCCCCCGCCGCCGACCCGTTCGCGGGGAGATGGCTCGCCGAGGATTGGGCGAGGGGCATGCTCGCCCCCCGCCGCGAAGGATGGAGGGACGACGCATGA
- a CDS encoding alpha/beta fold hydrolase, translating into MQSKEGFTVRSELGIFRGRLSAKGRFSAEANGFRLRMKEEDGIVKAKLTSDPDRWAAAETKQRFRAASAEEAVPMVEAWLDSISELVVSSYADDAEFLETSHGRIAFYRYNTHLGTEPAIFVHGGPGGESNPANARRMKLDHPVYAYDQLGCGRSDPIPDIDSWTAADYAAELDEFIRSIGAPKVILIGASWGAGLIMSYIAGYGTGRVAALVLPSPFLNARTWEADQWANMHELDPRLEKKMRKLISVKNYGDEFRAGMAVYDAKYLFSRKAFAEYAQTAASEPAPPVAMKLLGPSDLVCEGTLRDFDTEPALAEIDVSTLFICGDSDEVRVSTLEKYRKAVKGARMAVVPCAGHVTSLEQWDAYSESIRAFLREYGL; encoded by the coding sequence ATGCAGTCCAAGGAAGGATTCACCGTACGCAGCGAGCTCGGCATATTCCGCGGCAGGCTCTCAGCGAAGGGGCGTTTCTCGGCCGAGGCGAACGGTTTCAGGCTCAGGATGAAGGAGGAGGACGGCATCGTGAAAGCTAAGCTCACCTCCGATCCGGACCGCTGGGCGGCGGCCGAGACCAAGCAGAGGTTCCGCGCAGCGTCCGCCGAGGAGGCCGTTCCCATGGTCGAGGCATGGCTCGACAGCATCTCGGAGCTGGTGGTCTCGTCGTATGCGGATGACGCGGAGTTCCTGGAGACCTCTCACGGGCGGATCGCGTTCTACCGCTACAACACCCATCTCGGCACCGAGCCTGCGATATTCGTCCACGGGGGCCCGGGAGGCGAGAGCAATCCCGCCAATGCGAGAAGGATGAAGCTCGACCATCCGGTATACGCCTATGACCAGCTCGGATGCGGCCGTTCGGACCCCATCCCGGACATAGATAGCTGGACGGCGGCCGATTATGCGGCGGAGCTCGACGAGTTCATAAGATCGATCGGGGCCCCCAAGGTCATACTCATCGGGGCATCGTGGGGCGCGGGGCTGATAATGTCGTACATCGCCGGGTACGGCACCGGCAGGGTCGCCGCCCTGGTCCTCCCGTCGCCGTTCCTCAATGCCCGCACGTGGGAGGCCGACCAATGGGCGAACATGCATGAGCTCGACCCCCGGCTCGAGAAGAAAATGAGGAAATTGATATCCGTTAAGAATTACGGGGACGAATTCCGGGCAGGGATGGCCGTTTACGACGCGAAATACCTCTTCTCCAGGAAGGCGTTCGCCGAATACGCGCAGACGGCCGCCTCCGAGCCTGCACCGCCTGTCGCGATGAAGCTCCTCGGCCCCAGCGACCTCGTCTGCGAGGGAACGCTCAGGGACTTCGATACCGAACCCGCCCTTGCTGAGATCGACGTGTCGACGCTGTTCATTTGCGGCGACAGCGATGAGGTGCGCGTATCCACCTTGGAGAAATACAGGAAGGCTGTGAAAGGGGCCAGGATGGCCGTGGTGCCCTGCGCCGGGCATGTGACGTCCCTGGAGCAGTGGGACGCCTATTCGGAATCCATCAGGGCGTTCCTGAGGGAGTACGGGCTTTGA
- a CDS encoding GNAT family N-acetyltransferase: MTEIVPAGADSPYRERIEALNAEAFPEPERTSYDDMLLAEKAGCGGLFAALEDGEFVGFTYLLWQEGILYIYYLAVEPALRGRGCGSRIIGTLAEMYPGRIMALSAETPPDRSDTEDIRSRRIRFYERNGFVDDRRPVPWRGIPFDMMYRGGLIPDDRMKKFFDETEKARKAARGGLGGASSRNGSS, encoded by the coding sequence ATGACCGAGATCGTCCCGGCAGGCGCCGATTCGCCTTACAGGGAGAGGATCGAGGCCCTCAATGCCGAAGCGTTCCCTGAACCTGAGAGGACGTCCTACGACGACATGCTCCTGGCCGAGAAGGCAGGCTGCGGAGGGCTCTTCGCCGCCCTGGAAGACGGGGAGTTCGTTGGCTTCACCTACCTGCTCTGGCAGGAAGGAATCCTTTACATCTATTATCTGGCCGTCGAGCCTGCCCTCAGGGGCAGAGGGTGCGGGTCCCGCATCATCGGTACTCTGGCGGAGATGTATCCGGGGCGCATCATGGCCCTGAGCGCGGAGACTCCCCCGGACCGTTCCGACACGGAGGACATCCGCTCGAGGAGGATCAGATTCTATGAGCGCAATGGTTTCGTCGACGACCGCAGGCCCGTCCCGTGGCGCGGCATACCCTTCGATATGATGTATCGCGGAGGGCTCATTCCAGATGACAGAATGAAAAAATTCTTTGACGAAACCGAGAAGGCACGGAAGGCGGCCCGCGGCGGCCTCGGCGGCGCTTCCTCCAGAAACGGTTCCAGCTGA
- a CDS encoding NAD(P)/FAD-dependent oxidoreductase: MRGIDVTLIERMTSNFNTYHRICGSAVSRKGVRHLRLKDNEIQNRIGLLRLRWPGGITTDIRVRGYIIDRPVLIARLREEVSDSGGEIVTGSVTEVSQDENGCTAVLSDGREFHADYLIGADGAFSVVRKKIFGTEPGSIIKVAESYIDSPPDGNLIFKIGEKYRGLYSWSFPCGSGRTVGTSADLKSEVAGSPLCRCTPTGAVDELINGRAILIGDAGGLANHVSYGGLRTAFESAFEAASAIDKGDLNQYQNWWSNSVKSSMGFGDLHDLVVSMTDYDYSEFSSRMNHRSLYLNGLDSVIHNPKYFRYYIGCLQALRFGW, from the coding sequence ATGAGGGGTATCGACGTGACGCTCATTGAGCGGATGACGTCGAATTTCAATACCTATCACCGTATCTGCGGTTCCGCCGTCAGCCGCAAGGGCGTCAGGCACCTCAGACTTAAGGATAATGAGATCCAGAACCGCATCGGGCTGCTGCGCCTGAGATGGCCCGGAGGCATCACCACAGACATCAGGGTGCGCGGATACATCATCGACAGGCCCGTGCTGATCGCGAGGCTGAGAGAGGAAGTATCCGATTCGGGCGGCGAGATCGTCACGGGCAGCGTGACTGAGGTATCCCAGGACGAGAACGGATGCACCGCCGTGCTTTCCGACGGCAGGGAGTTCCATGCGGATTATCTGATAGGTGCCGACGGCGCCTTCTCTGTTGTCAGGAAGAAGATCTTCGGGACAGAGCCGGGGAGCATCATCAAGGTGGCGGAGTCTTACATCGATTCTCCGCCGGACGGAAACCTGATCTTCAAGATCGGGGAGAAGTACCGCGGCCTCTACTCATGGTCGTTCCCCTGCGGCAGCGGCAGGACCGTCGGCACATCGGCCGATCTCAAATCGGAGGTCGCCGGCAGTCCGTTATGCCGCTGCACCCCTACAGGCGCAGTGGATGAGCTCATCAACGGAAGGGCGATACTCATCGGCGATGCAGGAGGGCTTGCCAATCATGTTTCCTACGGAGGCCTCCGCACAGCGTTCGAATCGGCGTTCGAGGCTGCCTCGGCCATCGACAAGGGAGACCTCAATCAATACCAGAACTGGTGGAGCAACAGCGTGAAGTCAAGCATGGGATTCGGGGACCTGCATGACCTGGTCGTTTCCATGACGGATTACGATTACTCCGAGTTCTCGAGCAGGATGAACCATCGGAGCCTGTACCTCAACGGCCTCGACTCGGTGATCCATAATCCGAAGTACTTCAGGTACTACATAGGATGCCTGCAGGCGCTGCGCTTCGGATGGTGA
- a CDS encoding serine protease, which produces MFAKACQKAYRFTRPLIVNTRSVDGTVSSSLGTFFVVNPEGWVLTAGHLFDSYMQFRQDQTKIKGVEEINAKAPAGTEKVKLDPKWLTNHSFWWGWDGVRLADVYVNREIDVCLGRLEGFKPDMVSEYPVFRDPETMLPGTSICRTGFPFTNVAADFDEKCNAFRIRPGVLPIAFFPNDGIHTRNIITSQSSKDGGYQVMYVETSTPGLKGQSGGPIFDTEGRIYAMQVRTNHMPLGFHPVSNFNGKEVVENQFMNVGIGVHGKVLQDIMRDKHVSFRTECTTKDGSNYTINE; this is translated from the coding sequence ATGTTCGCGAAGGCATGCCAGAAGGCATACAGGTTCACGAGGCCGCTCATCGTCAACACCCGTTCCGTGGACGGGACCGTGAGCTCCTCTCTCGGAACGTTCTTCGTGGTCAATCCGGAGGGGTGGGTGCTGACCGCCGGCCACCTCTTCGATTCCTACATGCAGTTCCGCCAGGACCAGACCAAGATCAAGGGCGTGGAGGAGATCAACGCCAAGGCGCCTGCGGGCACCGAAAAGGTCAAACTGGACCCGAAATGGCTCACTAACCACTCCTTCTGGTGGGGATGGGACGGCGTCAGGCTCGCAGACGTCTATGTGAACAGGGAGATCGACGTCTGCCTGGGCAGGCTGGAAGGGTTCAAGCCCGACATGGTGTCCGAGTATCCGGTCTTCCGCGATCCGGAAACGATGCTCCCCGGCACCAGCATCTGCAGGACCGGGTTCCCGTTCACCAACGTGGCCGCCGATTTCGACGAGAAATGCAATGCGTTCAGGATCAGGCCCGGGGTGCTCCCCATTGCCTTCTTCCCCAACGACGGGATCCACACCCGGAACATCATAACCTCGCAGAGCTCCAAGGACGGAGGGTATCAGGTCATGTACGTCGAGACCTCGACCCCCGGGCTCAAGGGACAGTCCGGAGGACCGATATTCGATACCGAGGGCAGGATCTATGCGATGCAGGTCCGCACCAACCACATGCCCCTCGGATTCCACCCTGTCAGCAATTTCAACGGGAAGGAAGTGGTCGAGAACCAGTTCATGAACGTCGGCATCGGGGTCCACGGGAAGGTCCTGCAGGACATCATGCGCGATAAGCACGTCAGCTTCCGGACTGAGTGCACCACGAAGGACGGATCGAACTATACCATCAACGAATGA
- a CDS encoding tetratricopeptide repeat protein has protein sequence MVKQDMEDVYTVGMGYMTGQGRPLDQKKGIEYLRQAADAGFLPAVRDLGVAYLNGQGVPPDAEKAYGYLKKASDQLDPNAMYHLALMYENGAYVEKDIYEALRLMGYAAGMGFSAAAVEADRIEDKIDAMRKAKLDSRPILNLEISDADVEACCCIKMYNAVIAKEIWVDDTYKGPQLMTEDKDGSETILDKCPFCGKPVSRVPRNKEY, from the coding sequence ATGGTGAAGCAGGACATGGAGGACGTCTACACCGTCGGCATGGGGTACATGACCGGCCAGGGCCGCCCTCTGGACCAGAAGAAAGGCATAGAATACCTCAGACAGGCCGCCGATGCAGGCTTTCTTCCGGCCGTCCGCGACCTCGGCGTCGCATATCTGAACGGGCAGGGCGTCCCTCCGGACGCGGAGAAGGCGTACGGATACCTCAAGAAGGCCTCGGACCAGCTGGACCCGAACGCCATGTACCATCTCGCCCTCATGTACGAGAACGGGGCATACGTGGAGAAGGATATCTACGAAGCACTCAGGCTCATGGGGTACGCCGCCGGCATGGGCTTCTCGGCCGCGGCCGTCGAGGCCGACAGGATCGAGGACAAGATCGACGCGATGAGGAAGGCGAAGCTCGATTCCCGCCCCATCCTGAACCTCGAGATCTCCGATGCCGATGTCGAGGCATGCTGCTGCATCAAGATGTACAACGCAGTCATCGCCAAGGAGATCTGGGTGGACGATACCTACAAGGGACCGCAGCTGATGACCGAGGACAAGGACGGCTCCGAGACCATCCTGGACAAGTGCCCGTTCTGCGGAAAACCCGTTTCCCGCGTCCCCCGGAACAAAGAATACTGA
- a CDS encoding tetratricopeptide repeat protein gives MKVPAEHRSTAVSYDTPDGMMSKTLGELDDEAGSGDPEAQYLLGSEFLFGEKIPQDMGKAFELLEASAGQGFPDAEALLLVQYMNGVYTGIDEETAVRYAEDSAKAGIAEGQLFYGTAFLDGICVKQDYKEAMRWFRAAASQGLQDARCSLGYMFMNGLGTPADPAKAFRLYRIAAEGGNKDGMFHAGVCLEFGEGTEADLKKAASWYRRAAEKGDAESAYRLGIILSEGGDGIGKDPAGSFEWTVKAAAGGFPDAMVQAATDYLTGYGTEQSREEAVKWLNLAKEAGAAGAEEILASLGKGNSTN, from the coding sequence ATGAAGGTCCCGGCAGAGCACAGGAGCACCGCTGTTTCATACGACACGCCCGACGGCATGATGTCCAAGACCCTCGGCGAGCTCGACGATGAGGCAGGGTCCGGGGATCCCGAGGCCCAGTACCTGCTGGGCTCCGAGTTCCTCTTCGGGGAGAAGATCCCGCAGGACATGGGGAAGGCGTTCGAGCTCCTCGAGGCGTCCGCCGGCCAGGGGTTCCCGGACGCGGAAGCGCTCCTCCTGGTGCAGTACATGAACGGGGTGTACACGGGGATCGATGAGGAAACTGCCGTCAGATACGCGGAAGATTCCGCCAAGGCGGGGATCGCGGAGGGGCAGCTGTTCTACGGGACCGCTTTCCTCGACGGCATCTGCGTGAAGCAGGACTACAAAGAGGCCATGCGCTGGTTCCGCGCGGCCGCCTCCCAGGGCCTCCAGGATGCCCGCTGCAGCCTCGGCTACATGTTCATGAACGGCCTCGGGACCCCTGCGGACCCCGCCAAGGCGTTCCGCCTCTACAGGATAGCCGCGGAAGGGGGCAACAAGGACGGCATGTTCCATGCCGGGGTCTGCCTCGAGTTCGGGGAAGGGACCGAGGCCGATCTCAAGAAGGCCGCATCGTGGTACCGCAGGGCCGCCGAGAAGGGGGATGCGGAATCGGCCTACCGGCTGGGGATCATCCTCTCGGAAGGAGGGGACGGCATCGGGAAGGACCCCGCCGGATCGTTCGAATGGACCGTGAAGGCCGCGGCCGGAGGGTTCCCGGATGCCATGGTGCAGGCCGCCACCGACTATCTGACGGGCTACGGCACCGAGCAGAGCAGGGAGGAGGCCGTCAAATGGCTGAACCTCGCGAAGGAAGCCGGAGCGGCCGGCGCCGAGGAGATACTGGCCAGCCTCGGGAAGGGGAACAGTACAAATTAA
- a CDS encoding aldo/keto reductase yields MIYSDFKGDRISKLAFGAMRLPVADGDDSKPIQEKVDALVDEAMKEGINYYDTAWGYHGGNSETVMGKALSKYPRDSYFLADKFPGYDVANMGHAKEIFQKQLEKTGAGYFDYYLVHNVCETNIEQYLDPKYGDVAFLIEMRKQGKIRHLGFSCHSNFDNMKRFVEAYGKEMEFVQLQINYLDWMFQEDKKKVDYATEHNLPIWVMEPLRGGSLAKIDDKYMKELEAAKPGETPVGWCFRFLQSIPQVVTVLSGMTEMQQMKDKIALFEKNEPLTEHQLAVLQHVADEMASVGTVPCTACKYCITHCPKHIMIPEVLRLYNEDKLTNGGFIAFMGYEALAVKPTECIACHRCEKVCPQGIKISEIMKDFTARHAKGMFH; encoded by the coding sequence ATGATATATTCCGATTTCAAAGGGGACAGGATCTCCAAGCTCGCATTCGGCGCGATGCGCCTTCCGGTCGCGGACGGCGACGATTCGAAGCCCATTCAGGAGAAGGTCGACGCGCTCGTCGACGAGGCGATGAAAGAGGGGATAAACTACTACGATACCGCATGGGGCTACCACGGCGGCAACTCCGAGACCGTCATGGGCAAGGCGCTCTCCAAATACCCGAGGGACAGCTACTTCCTCGCCGACAAGTTCCCCGGATACGACGTGGCCAACATGGGGCACGCCAAGGAGATCTTCCAGAAGCAGCTCGAGAAGACCGGCGCGGGATACTTCGACTACTACCTCGTCCACAACGTCTGCGAGACCAACATCGAGCAGTACCTCGACCCCAAGTACGGGGACGTTGCGTTTCTGATCGAGATGAGGAAACAGGGGAAGATCAGGCATCTCGGGTTCTCCTGCCACTCCAACTTCGACAACATGAAGAGGTTCGTGGAGGCCTACGGCAAGGAGATGGAGTTCGTCCAGCTGCAGATCAACTACCTCGACTGGATGTTCCAGGAAGATAAGAAGAAGGTCGACTACGCCACCGAGCACAATCTTCCCATATGGGTCATGGAGCCCCTGCGCGGAGGCTCCCTGGCTAAGATCGATGACAAATACATGAAGGAGCTCGAGGCCGCCAAGCCCGGGGAGACCCCCGTCGGATGGTGCTTCAGGTTCCTGCAGTCCATCCCCCAGGTCGTCACCGTGCTCTCCGGCATGACCGAGATGCAGCAGATGAAGGACAAGATCGCCCTGTTCGAGAAGAACGAGCCTCTCACCGAGCATCAGCTGGCCGTCCTCCAGCATGTCGCGGACGAGATGGCCTCCGTGGGCACCGTGCCCTGCACCGCCTGCAAGTACTGCATCACCCACTGCCCCAAGCACATCATGATCCCCGAGGTCCTGAGGCTCTACAACGAGGACAAATTGACGAACGGCGGTTTCATCGCCTTCATGGGCTACGAGGCGCTTGCGGTCAAGCCCACCGAGTGCATCGCCTGCCACAGGTGCGAGAAGGTCTGTCCCCAGGGCATCAAGATCTCTGAGATCATGAAGGACTTCACCGCCAGGCATGCCAAGGGAATGTTCCACTGA
- a CDS encoding transposase — translation MTCQDSADSIVKGIAGPRGNRGANRGKSYSRMPADGGASGQFAEALTAAMDAAGVPQCFSKFSNCIYTDRQKLAVLVLMARHGISYGAVRRDLGMYRGFTDAIGLKRIPDGSTLCKFLKRIGTDVLERVVMAFAAAADGGATVAVDSTGLSDFDRSAHYEKRLDDFGAGRSRSFTKLSLAVDTGTRIVLSASASADGHRNDTTFMPGHISDLAGSGLKIDWLIADRAYDSSLNHRLVRKFLGARAAIPVRRGQGNRGTAIHGPYRRMMDEALSDPDSAESRAYRRRAVIESTNFMIKKAAGPSVSARIPACRERQALLKAIAFNALRVIRLGRIDRLRGGFQ, via the coding sequence ATGACATGCCAAGATAGCGCTGACAGCATAGTTAAGGGTATTGCGGGGCCCCGCGGGAACCGCGGGGCGAACAGAGGCAAATCGTACTCGAGGATGCCGGCGGACGGCGGCGCCTCGGGGCAGTTCGCCGAGGCGCTGACGGCGGCCATGGACGCCGCCGGGGTGCCGCAGTGTTTCTCGAAGTTCAGCAACTGCATCTACACGGACCGCCAGAAGCTGGCGGTGCTGGTCCTCATGGCCCGGCACGGCATCAGCTACGGGGCCGTCCGCAGGGACCTGGGCATGTACAGGGGCTTCACCGACGCGATCGGCCTGAAGCGCATCCCGGACGGCTCGACCCTGTGCAAGTTCCTGAAGCGGATCGGGACGGACGTCCTGGAGAGGGTGGTGATGGCCTTCGCGGCCGCCGCGGACGGCGGCGCGACGGTGGCCGTCGACAGCACCGGCCTGTCCGACTTCGACAGGTCCGCCCATTACGAGAAGCGCCTGGACGACTTCGGTGCCGGGCGCAGCAGGTCGTTCACCAAGCTGTCGCTGGCGGTCGATACCGGCACCAGGATCGTCCTGAGCGCGTCGGCCTCCGCCGACGGGCACAGGAACGACACGACGTTCATGCCGGGGCACATCTCGGACCTCGCAGGGTCCGGGCTGAAGATTGACTGGCTCATCGCGGACAGGGCCTACGACTCGTCGCTCAACCACCGGCTCGTGCGGAAGTTCCTGGGGGCCAGAGCGGCGATCCCGGTCCGCCGCGGCCAAGGGAACCGCGGGACCGCGATCCACGGGCCGTACAGGCGCATGATGGACGAGGCCCTGTCCGACCCGGACAGCGCCGAGAGCAGGGCGTACAGGCGCAGAGCGGTCATCGAATCGACGAACTTCATGATCAAGAAGGCGGCCGGCCCGTCGGTATCGGCCAGGATACCGGCCTGCAGGGAAAGGCAGGCCCTCCTCAAGGCGATCGCCTTCAACGCGCTGAGGGTCATCAGGCTGGGACGTATCGATAGGCTGCGGGGAGGGTTTCAATGA